A DNA window from Hordeum vulgare subsp. vulgare chromosome 1H, MorexV3_pseudomolecules_assembly, whole genome shotgun sequence contains the following coding sequences:
- the LOC123425424 gene encoding UPF0481 protein At3g47200-like, whose product MTEVEDIMSDIEIEELGNSMKGALTKNLLLDIVYDSAFEFCLIPRIHEHIRVIDRYSYEPIIVSIGPYHDGSPALSFMEREKWNCLDYLLKLNCEKGLKDYLTIVNGLEKRARMCYSGDVKMNKRKLLQTLLLGGCFVLVSLVGLNELISGDQSGLSSSPHTRILEEDLSSGLHNVTARNEGEQMNMRTQNAMKGTVVEQQSVNSKHSGVENLVLEIELCSETSGHQTGQCLYQDNAQLIGQWYDVFVTHDLLLLENQIPFFIVEGIYEVLTSNKMVPTTTCKSSVAQYMEKYVSFYPTAIRESNRPKDFDHLLHLCHMYFRHSSNQDEHDDLSTRHYIHQFLQLGRDYLSNLGLSRNVHLGLSHDGHFPNRWRRATQYHEAGIEFSRRTQSERNPHSLLDIKLRGGVLEIPFLFVDEESIVRFRNFIALEQTSPQVGNDVTAYIIFMAKLMSMPDDVALLARKGVIAHHMRTDKEVSQLFTRLTKGVVFDFYGNYYLNPLCIALEAYYQNRLHRWVAWLRHNHLSNPWLVVAALAGVIVLFCTIAQTVLTVESYVNPK is encoded by the coding sequence ATGACAGAAGTTGAAGACATTATGTCAGATATCGAGATAGAGGAACTAGGTAATTCGATGAAAGGTGCATTGACGAAAAATTTATTGTTGGATATCGTTTATGACAGCGCATTTGAGTTCTGTTTGATTCCAAGAATACATGAGCACATCCGAGTGATTGATAGATATTCTTATGAACCAATAATAGTGTCAATTGGTCCCTATCACGATGGATCTCCAGCACTTTCTTTTATGGAGAGAGAAAAATGGAACTGCTTGGACTACTTACTTAAGTTGAATTGTGAGAAGGGTCTGAAAGATTACTTGACCATTGTCAACGGACTAGAGAAACGAGCAAGAATGTGCTATTCTGGAGATGTCAAAATGAACAAGAGGAAGTTGTTGCAGACTCTCTTGCTCGGTGGATGTTTTGTGCTTGTTTCATTAGTGGGATTAAATGAGCTTATTAGTGGGGACCAGAGTGGTTTgtctagttcaccacataccagaATACTTGAGGAAGATCTGAGTTCTGGACTGCACAATGTAACGGCGAGAAATGAGGGTGAACAAATGAACATGAGAACGCAGAATGCCATGAAGGGCACTGTAGTGGAACAACAGTCTGTCAATTCCAAGCATTCTGGGGTAGAAAATTTAGTGCTTGAGATCGAATTATGCTCAGAAACTAGTGGTCATCAGACAGGACAATGTCTATATCAGGATAATGCTCAGCTGATTGGACAGTGGTATGATGTCTTTGTTACACATGACCTACTCCTGCTGGAGAACCAAATTCCCTTTTTCATAGTCGAGGGAATATACGAGGTACTGACTTCGAACAAGATGGTACCAACAACTACGTGTAAATCAAGTGTTGCTCAATATATGGAAAAGTATGTATCATTCTATCCAACAGCAATACGTGAGTCCAATCGCCCAAAAGATTTTGATCATTTGTTACACTTGTGCCATATGTACTTCAGACACAGTTCTAACCAGGATGAGCATGATGATCTATCAACGCGACACTACATTCATCAGTTCCTTCAGCTGGGACGGGATTATCTCAGCAATTTAGGTTTGTCGCGCAATGTCCATTTAGGTTTGTCGCATGATGGCCATTTCCCAAATCGATGGCGGAGAGCAACACAGTATCATGAAGCTGGGATCGAGTTTAGTAGAAGAACACAATCTGAGCGTAATCCTCATTCTCTCCTGGATATCAAGCTCAGGGGCGGTGTTCTGGAAATTCCATTCCTGTTTGTGGATGAAGAATCCATAGTCCGTTTCAGGAACTTCATAGCACTGGAGCAAACATCTCCGCAAGTCGGAAATGATGTTACTGCTTACATTATTTTCATGGCCAAGCTGATGAGCATGCCCGATGATGTAGCACTGCTGGCCCGAAAGGGGGTCATCGCCCATCATATGCGTACTGATAAAGAAGTATCACAGCTCTTTACCAGGCTGACGAAAGGTGTTGTCTTCGATTTCTACGGGAACTATTACCTCAATCCCCTGTGTATTGCCCTGGAGGCATATTATCAAAACCGTCTGCACAGGTGGGTTGCCTGGCTGAGGCACAACCATTTGAGCAATCCATGGTTGGTGGTCGCAGCATTGGCTGGTGTTATTGTGCTTTTTTGCACCATTGCACAGACTGTCCTTACTGTTGAGTCGTACGTTAATCCCAAGTAA